A stretch of the Campylobacter sp. 19-13652 genome encodes the following:
- a CDS encoding TRAP transporter large permease subunit, with protein MIGIVMFGAALLALGFGYPVAFTFGAVAMVFGGIGAISEAFGDGGGLAESAEIFIDMFKFMPYRIYAIMENKILIAVPLFVFMGVILEKSKLAERLLTSMAFLFGGVRGGVAISTVLVGALLAASTGVVGASVVAMGMISLPVMLRYRYNASLGCGTICASGTLGQIIPPSIVLIILGDVFNVPVGSLFHEALAPGLVLVFAYVVYILVVGYFKPEYAPIVPANEHEAYSIQLFRAIRAILPPLLLVIFVLGSIFAGVATPTESSALGCAGAVILSVFYRTFSFSMIKAALLESVRTTAVIFTILVGATAFSLVFSYGGGEDLVSEFMTNLPGQKWGFIIFVMVAIFLLGFFIDFVEISYIVLPIVVPIISDLGIEPVAFAILIAMNLQTSFLTPPFGFSLFFLRGVAPKSIKTAEIYKGVVPFIVIQLVVLVVFTLYLM; from the coding sequence TTGGCTACCCTGTGGCTTTTACCTTTGGGGCTGTGGCTATGGTGTTTGGTGGTATCGGCGCGATTAGTGAGGCCTTTGGCGATGGCGGAGGACTGGCAGAGAGTGCTGAAATATTCATAGACATGTTTAAGTTTATGCCGTATCGAATTTATGCCATAATGGAAAATAAAATTCTAATTGCCGTTCCACTTTTTGTCTTTATGGGGGTTATTTTAGAAAAATCAAAGCTAGCTGAGAGACTTCTAACCTCTATGGCATTTTTATTTGGCGGAGTTAGGGGCGGGGTGGCTATTAGTACTGTGCTTGTCGGTGCTCTACTAGCTGCAAGCACTGGCGTAGTGGGTGCTAGCGTGGTGGCTATGGGTATGATAAGCCTACCTGTCATGCTGCGCTACCGATACAATGCCTCACTTGGCTGTGGTACGATATGCGCTTCTGGTACTTTAGGGCAGATTATTCCGCCTTCAATCGTGCTTATTATCTTGGGCGATGTTTTTAATGTCCCAGTAGGAAGCCTCTTTCACGAGGCGCTTGCACCTGGGCTTGTCTTGGTTTTTGCTTATGTGGTTTATATTTTAGTTGTTGGATATTTTAAGCCAGAGTATGCCCCTATAGTGCCAGCAAATGAGCATGAGGCTTATAGCATCCAGCTTTTTAGAGCTATTAGGGCTATTTTGCCTCCGCTTTTGCTTGTGATATTTGTGCTTGGTTCTATATTTGCTGGAGTTGCCACTCCTACTGAAAGCTCGGCTTTAGGCTGCGCTGGAGCTGTTATTTTGTCTGTTTTTTATCGTACTTTTTCATTTTCTATGATTAAGGCTGCGCTTCTTGAGAGCGTGCGTACAACTGCTGTAATCTTTACCATACTCGTTGGCGCTACGGCGTTTTCTTTGGTGTTTAGCTACGGTGGTGGCGAGGATTTAGTAAGTGAGTTTATGACAAATTTACCAGGGCAAAAATGGGGCTTTATTATCTTTGTTATGGTGGCTATTTTCTTGCTTGGATTTTTTATAGATTTTGTGGAGATTTCTTATATTGTCCTGCCGATTGTTGTGCCTATAATTTCAGATTTAGGGATTGAGCCAGTAGCCTTTGCCATACTTATAGCTATGAATTTACAAACTTCGTTTTTAACACCTCCTTTTGGTTTTAGTCTTTTCTTTTTGCGCGGAGTTGCGCCAAAGAGCATTAAGACCGCCGAAATTTATAAAGGTGTGGTACCTTTTATTGTTATACAGTTGGTTGTTTTGGTTGTGTTTACGCTTTATCTTATGTAA
- a CDS encoding OadG family protein has protein sequence MEINLVVEGLRFMILGMSSVFIFLSVMIFVLKLQGRILSSLGFNQTLHQPPKPTPQANPNQNQIDNDTIAAISVAINKFRSQK, from the coding sequence ATGGAGATTAATCTAGTGGTCGAAGGGCTTAGATTTATGATTTTAGGTATGTCAAGCGTCTTTATTTTTTTAAGCGTTATGATATTTGTCTTAAAACTTCAAGGTCGGATTTTATCTTCTTTAGGGTTTAATCAAACTTTACACCAACCCCCCAAGCCAACCCCCCAAGCCAACCCAAATCAAAATCAAATAGATAATGACACCATAGCCGCCATTAGCGTTGCTATTAATAAATTTAGGAGCCAAAAGTGA